Proteins found in one Triticum aestivum cultivar Chinese Spring chromosome 4D, IWGSC CS RefSeq v2.1, whole genome shotgun sequence genomic segment:
- the LOC123098649 gene encoding serine/threonine-protein kinase RIPK: protein MARSAWRSLFGCFSSHAEAAAAAAAAGKGERKPPGGKKKKKSKKKVAAAGKAPRPSRSLHGRMSFSDLSMSGGMVSPEDLSLSLAGSDLHVFTIAELRAVTRDFSMTNFIGEGGFGPVYKGYVDEKVKPGLRAQPVAVKLLDLEGNQGHNEWLTEVIFLGQLRHPHLVKLIGYCYEDEHRLLVYEFMTRGSLEKLLFRKYAASLQWSTRLKIALGAAKGLAFLHEAQNPVIYRDFKTSNILLDSDYKAKLSDFGLAKDGPEEDETHVSTRVMGTQGYAAPEYIMTGHLTAKSDVYGFGVVLLELLTGRKSVDKSRPPREQNLVDWARPYLNDSRRLDRVMDPNLAGQYAGGAAQRAAALAYKCVSLNPKSRPHMSAVVSALEPLLALEEDSLAGPFVYVAPPDNGSSGGGGSREGRHRRRAGRRKSGDVAESVAVVVERE, encoded by the exons ATGGCGAGGTCGGCGTGGAGGTCCCTCTTCGGGTGCTTCAGCTCGCACGCCGAGGCcgcggccgccgcagccgccgccggcaAGGGCGAGAGGAAGCCCCCcggcggcaagaagaagaagaagagcaagaagaaggtggcggcggcggggaaggcgccGAGGCCGAGCCGGTCGCTGCACGGCCGGATGTCCTTCTCGGACCTCAGCATGAGCGGCGGCATGGTGTCGCCGGAGGACCTGTCGCTGTCGCTGGCGGGGTCCGACCTGCACGTCTTCACCATCGCCGAGCTGCGCGCCGTCACCAGGGACTTCTCCATGACCAACTTCATCGGCGAGGGCGGCTTCGGCCCCGTCTACAAGGGCTACGTCGACGAGAAGGTCAAGCCCGGGCTCCGCGCGCAGCCCGTCGCCGTCAAGCTGCTCGACCTCGAGGGGAACCAGGGCCACAACGAGTGGCTG ACTGAAGTCATATTCCTGGGGCAGTTGAGGCATCCTCACCTGGTCAAACTGATCGGTTACTGCTACGAGGATGAGCACAGGCTCCTCGTGTACGAGTTCATGACCAGGGGCAGCCTGGAGAAGCTTCTCTTCAGAA AATACGCGGCGTCGTTGCAATGGTCAACACGGCTGAAGATCGCCCTGGGTGCCGCCAAAGGGTTGGCGTTCCTCCATGAGGCCCAGAACCCGGTCATCTACCGGGACTTCAAGACCTCCAACATCTTGCTCGACTCG GATTACAAAGCGAAGCTATCGGATTTCGGGCTAGCCAAAGATGGGCCCGAAGAGGACGAGACGCACGTCTCCACCCGGGTCATGGGCACGCAGGGCTACGCCGCACCCGAGTACATCATGACAG GGCATCTGACGGCAAAGAGCGACGTGTACGGCTTCGGCGTGGTGCTGCTGGAGCTGCTGACGGGGCGCAAGTCGGTGGACAAGAGCCGGCCGCCGCGGGAGCAGAACCTGGTGGACTGGGCCCGGCCCTACCTCAACGACTCCCGGCGCCTGGACCGCGTCATGGACCCCAACCTCGCCGGGCAGTACGCCGGCGGGGCCGCGCAGAGGGCCGCCGCGCTGGCCTACAAGTGCGTCAGCCTCAACCCCAAGTCCCGCCCGCACATGTCCGCCGTCGTCAGTGCGCTCGAGCCGCTCCTCGCGCTCGAAGAGGATAGCCTCGCCGGCCCGTTCGTGTATGTTGCGCCGCCTGACaatggcagcagcggcggcggcgggagcaggGAGGGGCGCCACAGGAGGCGAGCGGGCCGGAGGAAGTCCGGAGACGTGGCCGAGTCGGTGGCCGTTGTTGTTGAGCGTGAATGA